In the Topomyia yanbarensis strain Yona2022 chromosome 3, ASM3024719v1, whole genome shotgun sequence genome, one interval contains:
- the LOC131690158 gene encoding 7SK snRNA methylphosphate capping enzyme bin3 has product MDGRGVVVSHGMLVEGEGGGGEGGEISGVEHHAFAAVRGEGNDGRNTDGKNQKQQQLPRPQCNKKQNKHFSRHQGKNKKWLNKFRRNQKDCGGKKKDMQKGSECSLGGGKGDEKQNQSSGNVDIKLQQSGGKNKHSNKNSNSLMQVRTKRLQAVSKFFLPDKRPRKDCIIPPTKFLLGGNISDPLNLNSLQNESENAVTPKSSPIPTPPHYKNKIEVIIPPNINDPLHLLDPVDSVEYEMQLCSPMKKKQRARNKRKRKSKSDKNNQSWDSNTGNGSGQLGTSLSETEATTAEEAQIEAPTGTISKDVEHTLESGNTGDRDKANRNLKLDLEICRKRRISESTCASKNKVRRMDSMDKIVSPVVPQPGAWKRGHWPTLPVGGRNRTRTQSCTSNSDEPPTKQIAFESDLNVENIQASVVAHQEMDKEHPKSPAVEPNSKSKSQNDTKYHYGNYDRYYGYRNLNEFIDVRLKVFLRNPYLFRDKDVLDIGCNVGLMTIAVAKMLHTKSITGIDIDSKLIAKARRNLTTHVRVPSEHVKVKKEGNKSGHKESKPHSTGEEKTIPEKDTPKESKSLTDEKKPAVEEDAPEQQLIAECSKKLRQKGKQINRRKFIGNRHGHGHGRSHHHHNQQQKKDPRKGKAEYFPISFPLSLSNLGAKKCRLDVGLPDRFFPGNVVFKTMNYVLKDESLINYDTQQYDLILCLSVTKWIHLNFGDCGLKIAFKRMFNHLRPGGKLILEAQNWASYKKKKKLTDTIFENYKNIEFFPNRFHDFLLSPEVGFSHSYPLGIPRHLSKGFRRPIQLYIKGDFTPSQAQWSDTYHPQTPYVNHSNIYSDIATPTRNNCIWGSTTPYQPSYSTRCTPSHGFMATSPYYNPRQTDSYQPSYGAGTRRGSYCFASPLYSTTWSPPSDLCHRRSASNTPNSASIRSAENDENFNAQQNRPHVYPPMEVFSLETSGRLQAPGSVRQTDSDSEVSSNSASQTPTRPQFDNDQSSNSPSTTHSQPDK; this is encoded by the exons atgGACGGACGGGGAGTGGTTGTGTCGCATGGTATGTTGGTCGAAGGAGAGGGAGGAGGAGGAGAAGGAGGAGAGATAAGTGGAGTTGAACATCATGCTTTTGCGGCTGTACGCGGTGAAGGGAACGATGGAAGAAATACGGACGGGAAGAACCAAAAGCAGCAACAGCTACCACGGCCACAATGCAATAAGAAACAGAACAAGCATTTTTCGCGGCATCAGGGCAAAAATAAGAAGTGGTTGAATAAGTTTAGAAGAAATCAGAAGGACTGCGGTGGAAAGAAAAAGGACATGCAGAAAGGTTCCGAGTGTTCGTTGGGTGGTGGCAAAGGGGACGAAAAGCAAAATCAGTCCAGCGGCAATGTGGACATTAAACTTCAACAGAGTGGCGGGAAAAACAAACACTCCAACAAAAACTCCAACAGTTTGATGCAGGTTCGAACTAAAAGGTTACAGGCGGTTTCGAAATTTTTCTTGCCGGATAAGCGCCCTCGGAAGGATTGCATTATTCCTCCGACCAAGTTTTTGCTAGGAGGAAACATTTCCGATCCTCTGAATTTAAACAGTTTGCAGAATGAATCAGAAAATGCCGTTACGCCGAAGTCATCACCAATTCCGACTCCTCCGCACTATAAGAACAAAATCGAAGTTATTATTCCACCCAATATCAATGACCCGCTACATCTATTGGATCCAGTAGACTCAGTAGAATACGAAATGCAACTGTGCTCGCCGATGAAGAAAAAACAAAGAGCTAGAAATAAGCGAAAGCGAAAATCCAAATCCGACAAAAATAATCAAAGCTGGGACAGCAACACAGGCAATGGTAGCGGGCAGTTGGGTACTAGTCTGTCAGAAACCGAGGCCACTACCGCGGAGGAGGCTCAAATAGAAGCACCAACTGGGACCATAAGTAAAGACGTTGAGCACACACTGGAAAGCGGAAATACCGGTGATCGCGATAAAGCAAATCGAAATTTAAAACTGGATTTGGAGATTTGCAGGAAGCGTCGAATTAGCGAAAGCACATGCGCAAGTAAGAACAAAGTGCGTCGCATGGATTCTATGGATAAAATCGTTAGTCCGGTTGTACCACAGCCTGGTGCTTGGAAGCGTGGTCACTGGCCAACACTGCCGGTCGGTGGGCGCAATCGCACTCGGACACAATCGTGCACTTCCAATAGTGATGAGCCACCAACCAAGCAAATTGCTTTTGAATCAGACTTGAATGTTGAAAATATACAAGCATCTGTGGTAGCTCATCAAGAGATGGATAAAGAACATCCGAAATCTCCTGCTGTGGAGCCCAACAGTAAAAGCAAATCTCAAAACGATACAAAGTACCATTACGGTAACTATGATCGGTACTACGGATACAGAAATTTGAACGAATTCATTGACGTTCGATTAAAAGTGTTTCTGCGGAATCCCTACCTGTTCCGCGATAAGGATGTGCTCGATATCGGATGCAACGTCGGGTTGATGACAATTGCGGTAGCAAAAATGTTACACACGAAAAGTATCACGGGCATCGATATCGATAGTAAATTGATTGCCAAAGCTAGACGAAATTTGACTACCCACGTCAGAGTTCCTTCGGAACATGTAAAAGTCAAAAAAGAAGGCAACAAATCTGGTCACAAAGAGTCCAAGCCTCATTCGACTGGTGAAGAAAAAACAATACCGGAAAAAGATACTCCAAAAGAGTCCAAATCTCTCACTGATGAGAAAAAGCCAGCAGTGGAAGAGGATGCTCCTGAGCAGCAACTGATCGCGGAATGTTCTAAGAAGTTAAGACAAAAGGGCAAGCAGATCAATCGACGTAAATTCATTGGGAATCGGCATGGCCACGGGCATGGAAGAAGCCATCATCATCATAACCAACAACAGAAGAAAGATCCACGAAAAGGGAAAGCCGAGTATTTCCCGATTTCATTCCCACTTTCGTTGAGTAACCTAGGCGCGAAAAAATGTCGATTAGATGTGGGTTTACCAGATCGCTTTTTCCCAGGCAACGTTGTTTTCAAAACG ATGAATTACGTATTAAAAGACGAGTCTCTCATTAACTACGATACGCAACAATATGATTTGATATTATGTTTATCTGTCACTAAATGGATCCATCTGAATTTCGGTGATTGTGGGCTGAAGATTGCATTTAAACGAATGTTTAACCATTTGCGACCAGGTGGAAAACTGATCTTAGAAGCCCAAAATTGGGCAAGCtacaagaaaaagaaaaaacttaCG GATACCATTTTCGAGAATTACAAAAATATCGAGTTTTTCCCCAATAGATTTCACGACTTTTTACTCAGTCCAGAAGTAGGTTTCAGTCACAGCTATCCCCTTGGCATTCCCCGACATTTAAGTAAAGGGTTTCGGCGGCCAATTCAG ctTTACATCAAAGGCGATTTCACACCGAGTCAGGCACAATGGAGCGATACATATCACCCTCAAACCCCATACGTAAATCATAGCAATATCTATTCAGACATTGCAACCCCGACACGAAACAACTGCATCTGGGGATCAACTACGCCATACCAGCCAAGCTACAGTACCCGTTGTACACCCTCGCATGGCTTCATGGCCACATCGCCGTATTACAATCCGCGTCAAACGGACAGTTATCAGCCGAGTTACGGCGCTGGCACTCGCCGAGGTAGTTACTGTTTCGCTTCGCCACTTTACTCGACTACCTGGTCACCGCCATCGGACCTGTGCCATAGGCGGTCCGCCTCCAACACCCCTAATTCGGCTAGTATTAGAAGCGCGGAAAACGATGAAAATTTCAACGCACAACAAAATCGGCCGCACGTTTATCCTCCCATGGAGGTATTTTCATTGGAAACATCCGGCCGTTTACAAGCTCCCGGCAGCGTTCGGCAAACCGACTCTGATTCAGAAGTGTCATCAAACTCGGCATCACAAACACCAACTAGGCCCCAGTTTGATAATGACCAGTCGTCAAATTCTCCCAGTACTACACACTCCCAGCCGGACAAGTAG